The Brassica rapa cultivar Chiifu-401-42 chromosome A10, CAAS_Brap_v3.01, whole genome shotgun sequence genome segment gaaaagaaaaacacgaAGAGAGAATCGGTCTAAAAACTCTAATAAACCAGAAGACAAGAAAACGAGCCAAGGAAGGGAAGGAAGGCATAATCGCGCAAGTTAGCCTAATTACATGATTCGCCGGTAATGTGCACACGTCTCAAGTCCGAAACCAATCTCtcttatagtatatatattttttttatcttttagtaTTTTCTTCTCTGCccttcgtcgtcgtcgtcttctcTCTCTTAACAACTCTGtcacgctctctctctctctaaaagttCCTCAccgagccaaaaaaaaaaaagaaaaagctttCGTCTTTCATCTTTCGTATTTCGATTCAGCATTCCGTTTAATATCCTTAtccaaatcaaataaaaaggaACCAACGCATTCTTGTTTTCTTCTGGGTTCCTTATAgtttctagagagagaaagataaagttaggattttttttttaatcgagAACAGATCTCTTGAGCCAAGAAAAATCAATTCATCTGCAATTGAATGCGATCTGCGGCAGTGGGTGAATCTCTGTTTGATAAGTGTTAGTTCAATCAACGAACTTTGGAGGCGAGATTAGGGTTTCGTGAAAGGGGGAATCAAAGAAGAATGATTATCAAACGGAAACTGAAACGAATGCCGAGTTTGAAACGACGTAGtaatgaggaggaggaggctcctcgtgggaagaagaagagaaaggtgAGTTACAACTATTACCCTCTCAGTCTTCTCGGAGAGATAGGCGCCGGGATAGTTCCGGGGAAACTCAACGGGAATAATGGGTTCTCTGCTTTGTGGTGCAAGGAAGTCTCTTCTCCCGTTGAGCCTGACTCTAAGTCTAAGAGGATAGTTATTGATCCCGGCCGTGGAAGGGATCGGACGGCTGGTGTTTCTCGGCCACCGCTTGTGAGGACGTCGAGGGGGAGAGTTCAGGTGCTTCCTTCTCGGTTTAACGACTCGGTTCTCGAGAATTGGAGGAAAGATAGTGGCGATGAAGAGCGAGAGGAAGAGGTTGAAGAATGCAGGAAGGAGAGAGTCAAACCTAAGTTCATTCCTAGGAACCATAAGTATAATAGTAGTGCACCCtgtcatgatgatgatgatgaggatggaGAGATGGTGAGGTATAGTAATGACATGAGGAAGCATATGAGCAGCTCTCGCACTAGTACGCTTGAGGAGGCACGTCCTAAGAAAGAAGGTGTTTATGGGCCTGAGGATTTTTACGCTGGTGATTTGGTTTGGGGTAAATCTGGGAAGAACGAACCCTTTTGGCCAGCTATTATCATCGATCCAATGACGCAAGCCCCGGAGCTTGTTTTGCGGTCTTGTATACCTGATGCTGCATGTGTCATGTTCTTCGGTCACTCCGGGACAGAGAATGAAAGGGTAATGTGtatattctcttcttcttcttctatgatTGTTATTAACTTGAGTTTATGTAACAGGACTATGCATGGGTTAGAAGGGGCATGATCTTCCCATTTGTGGATTATGTAGACAGGTGTGTCGTCGCTTATGATCTTACAAAAAAGATGTTGTTTGTTTGCATGTGGATATTTTGCTTAATAGTTACTTTCTTACTTAGGTTTCAAGAACAGTCCGAGCTGCGTGGATGCAACCCTGGTGATTTTCAGATGGCACTTGAAGAAGCTCTTTTGGCAGACCAAGGATTCACAGAGAAGTTGATGCAGGATATCCACATGGCCGCTGGTAACCAGCCGTTTGATGATTCTGTCTACGGATGGATTCAAGAAGCTGCAGGCTCGAGCCAATATCTTGATCACGTTGCTCCAAGCCAGGCAAGTTTCTCTTTTCTTGGGGTTCCCTTTTCGAGCATGTATAGCTTATTCCTTTATTTGTTTGCAGGACATGTTGAAGAAATATAGAAATCCAAGAGCATGTGTAGGATGCGGAATGGTCCTCTCTTTTAAGATGGCAAAGAAAATGAAAGCTCTGCTTCCCGGAGATCAGTTATTGTGTAAACCTTGTTCAAGGGTACGTAAAGTTTCTTATATTCTCCTTCTTGATTCAGTTTCAGTTCAGTGAGCTCAAAACTAATTATTGTTGCAGTTGACAAAACCAAAACAGGTTTGTGGTATATGCACAAAGACATGGAATCATTCTGATAGTCAGCGCTGggtaaaaatacaatacaaatcATGTTAATACTATTGTAGTCAAGAATCACCTAATGTTTTCTTCTTGCAATCTTACTGATTGATTACATAACGGTGAATCAGGTGCGTTGTGATGGTTGTAAAATCTGGATTCATGCAGTGTGTGATCAGATATCACATAAGCATTTTAAGGTACATGTCCATGTTGTTGCTCTTTATCAAGGTTATCTTGTTCCCTGCTGCTTGCTTGTGCTGACATCAGATCTCATTTGGAATAACCTGAAGGACTTGGGGGAAACAGATTACTATTGTCCAACATGCAGAGCAAAATTTAACTTTGATCTATCAGATTCAGAGAAACAAGACTCAAAATCCAAGTAGGTCTATTTACTTGCAACTTTTTAAATTCTTACAACAATTGAATTACCAAATTCTAAAGTTGAGAGTTTTCTGGTGGTAGAACTGGCAAAAACAGTTCTTCCCCCATGGTGCTTCCTGACAAGGTTATTGTTGTATGCACCGGAGTTGAAGGCATTTATTTTCCAAGCCTTCATTTGTAAGTTTACACCGTCTGACCTTAATTTCTCCAGAACTTTAGCCTATCTATGTTGAATGATTTAGAGAGAGTATTCTTACTCCATTTTTGGTATATTTACAGAGTGGTATGTAAGTGTGGGTCTTGTGGACCTGAAAGGAAAGCACTTAGTGAATGGGAAAGGCATACTGGTTCAAAAGCAAAAAATTGGAAGACTAGTGTTAAAGTTAAAAGCTCCAAACTGCCTCTAGAAGAATGGGTTTGTGCAAATTttcctctttttcttttgcACTTGTCCTTTCAATTACATAAAAGTTTGACTGCCATATATTCCTTCACTCTGCAGATGATGAAATTAGCAGAGTTCCACGCAAATGCTACTGCAGCAAAACCTCCTAAACGACCTTCTATAAAGCAGAGAAAGCAGAGGTTGCTTTCCTTTCTTAGAGGTATTAAGCAATTCGGATCTCAGAACTTAGCAAAAGGTTTATGCTTTCGTTATGCGTTGTTAATGTTGGCTTGTTCTTTCATCATTGGCAGAGAAGTATGAGCCGGTCAACGTGAAGTGGACAACGGAGCGATGTGCAGTATGCAGATGGGTTGAAGATTGGGATTACAACAAGATCATTATCTGCAACAGGTACTGTTCTAAAATGCAAATGCATAGTTGCTCTAAGCTTttcattaaaatcatatattatagtTGTTTTCTTGTTATATTAGATGGAAATTATAGGAATTGTGAAACATGATCTAATACCATTGAAAATGATGTCTTCTGTCTCTTTTCTCAGATGTCAGATTGCTGTGCATCAGGAATGCTATGGAACGAGGAACGTTCGTGACTTCACATCATGGGTCTGCAAAGCCTGCGAGACACCTGAGATCAAACGAGAGTGCTGCCTCTGTCCTGTAAAAGGCATGTCGTTTCTTATTTGTTCACGCATACTTAACACGGTCTTCTTAGTTTACTGTTACAACTAGTGGCACCTATGCATATTACTTAAAAAGAGAATTTGTAGCATTGTTGCCTGTCAACTAACTTTTTCGCCAATTTTTGTGTGCTGATCAATAGGAGGTGCACTGAAGGCAACTGATGTGGAGACACTGTGGGTTCACGTGACATGTGCTTGGTTTCAGCCTGAAGTATGTTTTGCGAGTGATGAAAAAATGGAACCAGCGTTGGGGATTTTGAGTATTCCATCAAGTAATTTTGTGAAGGTACTATATACCTTTTTGCTATCATTTGATGGTAACTTGTTCCTATCCTATGTGCAAAACTAAAAAGCAAGAAACTattctccttttttttaatgaaatccaGATTTGTGTGATATGCAAGCAAATACATGGGTCATGCACTCAATGTTGCAAGTGCTCTACTTATTATCATGCCATGTGTGCTTCCCGAGCTGGCTATAGAATGGAGGTAACAACTTCTTTACTGTATCTGACTCCTGCGTTTAATTCTCTAAGATACTATAAGTTTGTTTGGTAATAATATATGCACATTTTTGAATGTAGTTGCACTGCTTGGTGAAAAATGGTCGACAGATCACAAAGATGGTGTCGTACTGTGCTTTTCACAGGTAAATAAATGgtcttatatatattatgctGCAATGTCGTTGCAATCTGATTTTGGATTTATAAGTTTGGTGTTTCTgtgttgtttaatttttttttttggttgtaggGAGCCGAATCCAGATACTGTGCTAATAATACAAACGCCTTCAGGGGTCTTCTCTGCCAAAAATCTTGCTCAGAACAAGAAGAGTACAGGTTCGAGGCTTATTTTAGCAAACAGAGAAGAAGTTGAAGAGCCCCCTCCAGAGGAGGCTGTACCAGTTGATCCATTTTCTTGTGCTCGTTGTCGAGTTTTTAAAAGAAAGGTTAATAGCAAGAAGGTAAATCTTTGGAAAACTCTTTATGCATAGGTTTGTTCAGTGAGCTGATCCATTATGTGTGTGTGCGTGCTTGTGATTGTGATTGTACAGAGGAGTGAAGAAGAAGGTATTCCTCACCATACAGGAGGACCACGTCATCATCCTTCAGCAGCCATCCAAACTCTGAATGCATTCAGGGTAAGAATTATGCTTTCTGTAGTGCTGCTAATAAGCAAAATGCATGCCTTGAGACTGAagcttttttttggttaaatataaTTTGTGTAGCATGTGGCAGAAGAACCCAAATCATTTTCCTCGTTCAGGGAACGGCTTCACCACTTGCAGGTAAAGCTTTAACATAAGTTTGAAAGAGATTATGTACATGTATCTTGTTGTATTAGCATCGAGTCACGAGTTTCATGTCTTGTGACAGAGGACTGAAATGGATCGGGTGTGCTTTGGTCGATCGGGAATACATGGATGGGGTCTTTTCGCTAGAAGAAATATTCAAGAAGGAGAAATGGTAGGCTGAGAGCCATCTGAACATAACAGTACCTCTTCCTTTCCTTGCATCTGTTGTGTGAAGTGTTGAAATGTATTTTTCTGTTTAGGTTCTCGAATACCGCGGGGAGCAAGTGAGAGGAATCATTGCAGACTTAAGGGAAGCAAGATATCGTAGGGAAGGGAAGGATTGCTATGTAAGTTGCATTCTCTTGCTACAGTCTTAACATGAGTTTTTGAGTATAGATTTCTGAAACCTTTATGTTTGTTTTGAATATGTTGCAGCTGTTTAAGATAAGTGAGGAAGTAGTGGTGGATGCTACAGAAAAAGGGAATATCGCTAGACTAATAAATCATTCGGTAAGCAAATCAATCAAGTACATTCAATGAACAGAGAGTCTTAGAGTCTAAAAACACTAATTGGTGTGTTGTGTTTTGGTGTGATGCACCACAGTGTATGCCAAATTGCTATGCAAGGATAATGAGCGTAGGAGATGATGAAAGTCGGATTGTACTGATTGCCAAGGCCACCGTACCTACTGGGGAGGAGTTAACGTATAATATACACATCACTACTCTCTTTACACAGTTAAACGCATTTTGATTCATTTACTAAATATGACTGACATGGTTGGTTGGTGTGTATGTGTTTGGCAGATATGATTATTTGTTTGATCCAGATGAGCCGGATGAATTCAAAGTGCCATGCCTATGCAAATCTGCCAACTGCAGGAAATTCATGAATTAGAGAAAACTTTGTTGGAGCTGCTCTTTTACacttgagaagaagaagaagccaagaaGCTGACTACTACTGACACAAGAACATGCTGCACTCCACGCTTGAATAGGACAAACTCAGGGAGCTTAAAAAGCTGATGAAATAGAACCTTTACAGCGACACCGCTTTTTTTCCGATACTCTAATAAGGCACTTCTTCAGTTATCTATAGAAGCTccaagtttttttgtttttgtaggtAGAAAGAAAGACTAGAGAGGTTTGTAGCTTAGTCATTTCTTATATCCCATTTCTGTATAGCTAACTCTGCAAGACCTTTTCCTTTTttaggttcttttttttttctttttcagtgaCTCAAATATCAAAAAGCAACAAAAAATAGACTTTGAaagaaccttttttttttatctaatgttttattattttcttaatttacgAAATGATAAAAGAAAGAGGGCACAAAAAAAGGAACAGAAGAAAGCAAATGGATTTTTGAGAAGATGTAATTATGTCTTAATGTGTACTTGAGATCGGAAGCCGGTTCGGTAAAGTTTTAGTGGTTGGATGTAGAGCTGAATTGCGGGTCAAACCTGCTCTACCCGCAAATCCGCGGATTGGCTGatttttttactcaaaaaatTTGATTCGCTTGACCCGTGAGAAGAAAATATGAAACCCGTACTCGCTCTGCTTTAAACCTACAGGTGATCTGCTAGAACCGcggataataataatagtaaatttaaatatttttataaaaataataataatatttaatattttaaatatgttttattaaaaataataataaaatttaatatttaaaatatttttttattaaaaataataataattttctatttataattaaaattaaataatttttaaattttttgtttaaaattaatattttttcaaaaaaatcctttttttttatttttacggGTTGACGGATACCCGCAGTCGAATTTTAGCTGACCCGCACTCGCTCCGCATAAAAATCACTCAATCCGCACCTGCATCCGcaaaccaaaattttcaaattactCGATCCGCATTCGTCCTGCCGCGGATCAAACGGACGGGGCCTGCGGATGGCCCGCGGATAATGATTCATATTCCCAGCATTAGTTGGGTGGGTTATTTTCATACTCCGTCATCCATCCAATCAGCGATCGCCACGTCATTATGAAACCCAAATGAGACCCAGTAAAGGTTGTCCTCTAAAGCCCCATTACGCTGATTCAGGCCCAATGTGAGAgatatttttgtagagaaaatCAAACGGGGGCAGACGTAGACGCGAGTCGACCTCGAGGCGCGATGCCTCAGGCGTACTTCATCACGCAACTCTCACGAGCTTCTCTGTCCTTTTATACCACTTtcgtttttttcttcatttctttaaatttgtgaaatttAATCCTTTTCTCGAAGGTGAAGAAGTTGCGTGTCGTCCATCTTCAGACcgatctctccctctctctgtTTTTTCTCTGTGTTTGGTCGGTTCCTCTTACCGGTAAGATTTTGCAATACGATTAATTGTGTAATGATTGGAAATTACTTGCTAAATTTGGAAACTTTCTGAACATTGCATTGATTTTATGTAGCGGGTTAGTGTCGGATGGCTCTTTGTGGTGTTTCATCGACTCCAAGCCTTCGAAGTTTGGAAATTTTGCAATCTGCTAGAAACTCAAGCATTGGTCTGAAACGTAACCGTAGTTTATGTCATCCCACAAACTCTTCGTATCGTGCTAAACCTGTGAGACTCCGTTGTTCATCTTCTAATGTGGAGATGGAGGAGGATGTTGGGAATGGTAGCTCCTCTGTCTCTGTGGAGGATGAATCAGCACATGTGATGCAGTTCAAGTGGAATGATTTCAAGATTCTTGATCGTGTTAGCATCGGTCATGGCGGTCGGGTAAATACACATTTAACCAATTTGATTGGTCGTGtttctttattatattttacttatgttGCTAATTGAGTTTACTTTCTTACAGGCGGATGAGCTTGTGTTTGAAGCTGTAGTTCAGGTTCCAGATAGGTCAGTTTCTTACTTCATTGTATTACAAGGTTGCAAGATAAACAAAATTTCAGGGGCTTCATCTGTGTGTGGTGCTTTATATTCCACAGCCCTTTGTTTAACCAAGGAGTTGTTCTTCGGAAACTGAATACAACTCATGCTCAAAGAAGGGGAAGAAGAGCCATTGAAGTTCGTTGTTTCcttttaaatcaaaatcacttACTAGCTTCTTGTATCTCTGCTCACTCTTACTACTTTGCAGGTATTGAAGAAGCTAGTTCGTCGTAGGCTTCTGTACCATTCTTACTCAATGCAAGTTCACGGTTATATCTCTAATAGCTTGAGGAGCGATGATCCCTACTCATTTACCCTCGTACACGGGGTATGTTCTTCTGTATATTATATACTTCATAGGTTTCCACCATATAATTAAtatgtatctctctctctctctctcttcttgcaGTGCCATGGGAGTTTCTCGATTAGGCACTGGCTTCAGCAATCTGATTGGCTTCCAACGTTAGAAGCTACACTTGCGCTAGATGAAGAATCCTTTAGAAGAGTAGGGGATGATACAACTGGAGGACCTGCAGTTTCAAGGCAGCTAAGACTCATCCGTATATTAATGAGAGATCTTTTAATCGGAGTATGTATTATTGTGTCCCCTTCATAACAAGCAGAATAGTTCTTTCTTTTGGTCATCATGTCATTGATTTGGTTAACATGTGTGTTTTTGGTCTTGAAAGGTCAATTACTTGCACAGCCATGGTCTTGCTCACACAGAACTGAGATTGGAGAATGTGCACATTAGCCCTGTGGATAGACATATCAAAGTTAGTATTATTATGCTTTCAATCAATTTCGATTATGATGAAGATAAGTCAATTAATATTTCGCAAGTGTAGGTAGGGATTCTGGGAAATGCTGCCGACTTTTATGGGGATGGTCCAAGCAGTAGCAACGCTTACAGTACCATGGACAGAAGACAGATGATGATAGCATTTGACATGAGGTAATATTTTGAGATCTAATCAtcatttctgtttttgtttacattactcagattaattttgatatttaattttcaCGGTCAAAGATGTGTTGGATTCATGATGGCTAAAATGGTACTCCAAGAACTGATGGATCCATTAATCTTTTCCAAACTAAAGTCTTTCCTGGCAAAGGTAATCATTTGAATAATCCATAGATGAGtttaatgtttataaaaaaatgtttaaacatTCTTGTAAATGTAATATCTAGAGGAATGATCCTTCTTCTCTACGGGAGTTCTTTGTGACGACGCTCAATACAAACTCAGAATCTGGAAATACTGGAGTTCAAGTAAGTCCTCAACCAAGTTTTATTTTGTACCTCTCATCTGCTGTGAGTTTAATGAGTTGTTTATCATCACACCTCTTGTTTGTTCTCAGATACTTGATAGAAACTGGGGAGCAGGTTGGCACCTTCTATCTTCATTGATTGCTACCAGACCTTCTAAAAGGATAAGGTAACATTCTAACATTACTGTTACCAATTTGTGGAGGTCTTAGCTGGGGTAAAAAGTAAAATCTGTTGGGGGGTTTGGTGCAGTTGCTTGGATGCTCTTAAGCATCCCTTTCTATGTGGACCAAGATGGCGTGTTGCCCCATCAATGGATATCATCAGATGGGGTCTTGGATCAACCGCTGTAAGGATATCAGAAGAATACATTTACCGCATGCCTCAGGTAATGTATATGAGATGGTTTTTCTACAAGTTCTAAGAAGTTTGAACCTTTACTCACTCTTAAAGGCCAAATTGGAATAATACAAATCTTATGCAGCGCCAAAGACTTGCCCGCTTCATTGAACTAATGGAGATGCTAAACCCATGTCCAAAACCAAATGTacgagtttaaaaaaaaaatctcatgcTTCCTTAACTTTTTCTATTTATAGTACTTTAATTTGTGAACTTTGGTTTTGGATCTCTTGGTTAAACACAGTGTTGGTTGGAGCTGTTACCGGGAAGATGGCGTCTGTTGTACTCAACCGGAAAGCACATTGGTCTAACTCTGCGTCAGCCTTCTACACGTGCTCTAATAGGCAATGTTTATTTAACAATAAACCGAGCTTCAGAAGATTCCAACAACACTTTGCTATCATTCACCTCTGACATAGGCTTCACGGCCATAACCAGCAAAGACTGGCCACACGACAAAACCGGAGCCAGAGGCAAATTACAAACGCTCTCTCAGTTCAGACTAGTAGCCGGAAAAAGACTTTACctcaaagaagagaaaaagaacaTCAGTAAGTTCTCGATGGGAGAACCAAACGCTGAAGAAGGCCTAGTAGAGAAGCTAGGAACCAAGAAATGGAAAAAGGTGGTGCCCTTCAAGGAGTTTCCGTCGAGTCTTCCTGTAGTGAAACTCGTCTCTGGAGAGATCGAAGTGACGATGAACATGGCTGATCGTATAGAGTCGCCTGGGAACGTGATTGGGGAAGTTAGAAAGCAGATTCCGCAGGAGATGTTTGATTTGTCTAAGCTTGTGTGTGGTACGTATATAGACAGTAGGTTGCTTGTACTTAGGTGTGTGAATGGTTCGGCATTGTTGTTTACAAGGTCTAGCTTTGGACCATAAGTCTATGTAGCCCACTTGTCTCGGTTCTTATGTGTGTATATAAACACTGAGCATTCTTTTTGGGATAAAAACCTTTTTAATCTCTGTGTATGTTGTACATGATGAGTCTTGGCATTATAAATTCGTAAGACTGAGCATTCTATATATGAATCAAGTGCTGAAACTCAGAAACTAAAGTCTTGCGATGCTTCTGTTTGAGCAAGAGTCTTTGGCTTCTTCACGCGCTATATGCATTGCAAACAGTAAGCGGTGAGTGGTTTGATTGGTTAATAATATACTTAACCAAGTAGAGATCAAATATAAATAAGCCCAATAAAGTTTTTTTCTAGTATGACAGCAAACTTGaaaaagtttaatataattATCTATCTGGCTTGTGGCCCCCTTCATGTTTTTCAGCTCTTGTAATCATACTGTAAAATAATTACcacttattaaattaatataaatgtccttataatgtattttttttttggttcaccagcttccaaagagaaaaaaaaagaaagataaatctaaaacaatCTGGACCGTTGATGTGAGGGTCAGATAAGGACCACGCAACACGCGAAGTACAGAATAAGCGCCCTATATGAAAGCTATCCGATAACTTGCTTCGCTTACgacctctctttctctctcttcccttTTTCGCTGGAAACTGTTTTCTCTCTCTATCGCTCTCTCTCCATACCTTTCTTCTAGGGTTTCAGTCTCCGatcgccgccgccgccgtcgaGATTCTAGGTAAAGCCTCTTCGCTTCCATCTATCGAACCTGCTTCAGTTAGATCCATCCTCCGATTCCCTATGATTCACCCAACCTCACTGTTTCGATTTACCCAGATCTTTAGGATTTGAACTCGtttcaattttatatctattcaaGTAAACTAGTTTGATTTGGCCGTTCTCCTTTCTTAGTCTGCTGAATATTCAATTTTGAATTCGATTGCGTCTTCGGATCTGTGGGTCTCACTATTTTGAATCAACTTGTATAGTCTTTTAACTGCGCATCTTTTCATGATCCATGGTGTTATGCCTTGCAATTTTAGGCTAGTTTGCTGTAGATCGTATGCTGACTTCTAGGGATGACTTCTGTCACTGTTGTTGGCTTTCACCTTGATCTGTTCTTTGGCGTCTTAGTTTTACTGATTTTTATCAAAGTTGCTAccttttctcttttgttttgtgttttagcGTCTTAGTCTTTGGTttctgactttttttttgttttttcttttgcagaCAAACTTGTGGCAATGGAGGTCACCCAGTTGCTCTTAAACGCTCAGTCGATTGATGGAACTGTTCGTAAGCACGCTGAAGAAAATCTCAAACTGTTTCAGAGTCAAAACCTTGCTGGTTTTTTGCTCTCACTTGCTGGAGAGCTTGCCAATGATGAGAAGCCAGTAGATAGCAGGAAACTTGCCGGTTTAGTCCTTAAAAATGCTCTCGATGCTAAGGAACAGCACAGGAAGTATGAGCTTGTCCAGAGATGGCTCTCTCTTGACATGGCAACAAAGACACAGATCAGAGCCTTCTTGTTGAAGACACTTTCCTCCCCTGTTCCTGATGTTCGTTCAACTGCCTCTCAGGTCATTGCTAAGGTTGCAGGTATTGAGTTGCCCCAGAACCAGTGGCCTGAGCTTGTCGGATCTCTTCTCTCCAACATTCACCAGTTACCAGCTCATGTCAAGCAAGCCACTTTGGAGACTCTTGGATACCTCTGTGAAGAAGTGTCTCCTGATGTTGTAGAACAGGAGCATGTAAACAAGATTCTCACAGCGGTTGTTCAGGGTATGAATTCTGCTGAAGGAAATAACGATGTCAGACTTGCAGCAACCCGCGCTTTATACATGGCTCTGGGTTTCGCCCAAGCAAATTTCAACAACGACATGGAGCGTGATTATATCATGAGAGTCGTGTGTGAAGCAACTCTTTCCCCTGAGGTGAAAATTAGACAGGCTGCTTTTGAGTGTTTGGTATCCATCGCTTCCACATACTATGAGAAGTTGGCGCATTATATGCAAGATATATTCAACATCACAGCTAAGGCTGTTAGAGAAGATGACGAGTCTGTCGCTCTACAAGCGATTGAATTCTGGAGCTCTATATGTGATGAGGAGATTGACATCTTAGAAGAGTATGGTGGTGAGTTCACTGGGGATTCCGATGTTCCATGTTTCTATTTCACTAAGCAGGCCCTCCCTGCGCTTGTGCCCCTACTGTTGGAAACTCTGCTTAAGCAAGAAGAAGATCAGGATTTGGATGAAGGGGCTTGGAATATTGCAATGGCTGGTGGGACATGCCTCGGTTTGGTTGCTAGGGCAGTTGGAGATGACATTGTACCTCATGTTATGCCGTTCATCGAAGAGAAAATATCAAAGCCTGATTGGAGAGAGCGGGAAGCTGCAACATATGCTTTTGGTTCCATTTTGGAGGGCCCTTCACCAGATAAGCTGATGACAATTGTTAACGCGGCGTTAACATTTATGCTCAATGCTTTAACAAAGGACCCAAGCAACCATGTGAAAGACACAACCGCATGGACTCTTGGTCGGATGTTTGAGTTCCTGCATGGTTCAACAATCGAGACACCCATAATTACTCAGGCAAACTGTCAGCAAATTATCACAGTATTGATCCAGACAATGAAAGATGCACCTAATGTTGCAGAAAAGGCTTGTGGGGCTCTATATTTTCTGGCTCAAGGCTATGAGGATATTGGTCCCAACTCTCCATTAACACCCTTCTTCCAGGAAATTATTCAGTCCCTTCTAGCTGTTGCACACAGAGAGGATGCAACTGAATCACGCTTGCGAACTGCAGCGTACGAGGCATTGAACGAAGTTGTCAGGTGTTCGACTGATGAAACATCAACCATGGTTCTGCAATTAGTACCTGTGATAATGCTCGAGCTCCACAATACTTTGGAAGGGGAGAAGCTTTCTTCAGACGAGAGGGAGAAAC includes the following:
- the LOC103844821 gene encoding probable plastid-lipid-associated protein 14, chloroplastic, with product MALCGVSSTPSLRSLEILQSARNSSIGLKRNRSLCHPTNSSYRAKPVRLRCSSSNVEMEEDVGNGSSSVSVEDESAHVMQFKWNDFKILDRVSIGHGGRADELVFEAVVQVPDSPLFNQGVVLRKLNTTHAQRRGRRAIEVLKKLVRRRLLYHSYSMQVHGYISNSLRSDDPYSFTLVHGCHGSFSIRHWLQQSDWLPTLEATLALDEESFRRVGDDTTGGPAVSRQLRLIRILMRDLLIGVNYLHSHGLAHTELRLENVHISPVDRHIKVGILGNAADFYGDGPSSSNAYSTMDRRQMMIAFDMRCVGFMMAKMVLQELMDPLIFSKLKSFLAKRNDPSSLREFFVTTLNTNSESGNTGVQILDRNWGAGWHLLSSLIATRPSKRISCLDALKHPFLCGPRWRVAPSMDIIRWGLGSTAVRISEEYIYRMPQRQRLARFIELMEMLNPCPKPNCWLELLPGRWRLLYSTGKHIGLTLRQPSTRALIGNVYLTINRASEDSNNTLLSFTSDIGFTAITSKDWPHDKTGARGKLQTLSQFRLVAGKRLYLKEEKKNISKFSMGEPNAEEGLVEKLGTKKWKKVVPFKEFPSSLPVVKLVSGEIEVTMNMADRIESPGNVIGEVRKQIPQEMFDLSKLVCGTYIDSRLLVLRCVNGSALLFTRSSFGP
- the LOC103844822 gene encoding importin subunit beta-1, whose translation is MLLFEQESLASSRAICIANSKRSCNHTLSDNLLRLRPLFLSLPFFAGNCFLSLSLSLHTFLLGFQSPIAAAAVEILDKLVAMEVTQLLLNAQSIDGTVRKHAEENLKLFQSQNLAGFLLSLAGELANDEKPVDSRKLAGLVLKNALDAKEQHRKYELVQRWLSLDMATKTQIRAFLLKTLSSPVPDVRSTASQVIAKVAGIELPQNQWPELVGSLLSNIHQLPAHVKQATLETLGYLCEEVSPDVVEQEHVNKILTAVVQGMNSAEGNNDVRLAATRALYMALGFAQANFNNDMERDYIMRVVCEATLSPEVKIRQAAFECLVSIASTYYEKLAHYMQDIFNITAKAVREDDESVALQAIEFWSSICDEEIDILEEYGGEFTGDSDVPCFYFTKQALPALVPLLLETLLKQEEDQDLDEGAWNIAMAGGTCLGLVARAVGDDIVPHVMPFIEEKISKPDWREREAATYAFGSILEGPSPDKLMTIVNAALTFMLNALTKDPSNHVKDTTAWTLGRMFEFLHGSTIETPIITQANCQQIITVLIQTMKDAPNVAEKACGALYFLAQGYEDIGPNSPLTPFFQEIIQSLLAVAHREDATESRLRTAAYEALNEVVRCSTDETSTMVLQLVPVIMLELHNTLEGEKLSSDEREKQNELQGLLCGCLQVIIQKLGSEPTKYVFMQHADQMMGLFLRVFGCRSATAHEEAMLAIGALAYAAGPDFAKYMPEFYKYLEMGLQNFEEYQVCAVTVGVIGDICRALEDKILPYCDGIMTQLLKDLSSNQLHRSVKPPIFSCFGDIALAIGENFEKYINYSMPMLQSAAELSAHASGADDEMTEYTNSLRNGILEAYSGIFQGFKNSPKTQLLIPYAPHILQFLDSIYMEKDMDEVVMKTAIGVLGDLADTLGSHVGGLIQQSVSSKEFLNECLSSDDHTIKEAAEWAKHAITRAISV